A stretch of Triticum aestivum cultivar Chinese Spring chromosome 1D, IWGSC CS RefSeq v2.1, whole genome shotgun sequence DNA encodes these proteins:
- the LOC123182921 gene encoding ankyrin repeat-containing protein At5g02620 isoform X2, whose product MTDNTSAASSSEGGHEEPQMDRRLLKAAASGDSTSMEEMASQDQSILLGKTLQGNTCLHISSIHGHQVFCTDVVALEESLLATVNLDGETPLLTAITRGWVSLTSVLLRCYRSRRLSEAILQQDTHGCNALHHAIRSGHRELALELIAAEPDLSKHVTKFNDSPMYIAAKRNFTDVFEELLNVPDSSHAGRCDNNALHAAATNGNGDIATKIMRMRPEMARAANKYGNTPARLVVLYNKVDMLRVLLEHDCSLGYEMSTKGFPLLHAAAYRGHIDVAGEILKHCPDAPYCQVDNQDGWTLLHTTIINNHAEFTEFILRTPQLRKVINMQDNQGKTPLHYAVQSCNPKIVAALLSHEDIDVTMIDNNGDPATWELWKVIQNAKTLNWNEVCMLMLKANPQHTGSIYNLHRKAKQEATNASRKDAKSLTQIYTTNTSLVAILITTIAFAAAFTLPGGYSNGAGSEGLPVMSRKVAFQAFLISDTLAMCSSFAVAFICIMASLFNWFIYGVAPTSPLVGHCNLHYSSFVAHSHEAAGRMACLES is encoded by the exons ATGACAGACAATACATCAGCAGCTAGTTCATCGGAAGGAGGACACGAAGAGCCACAGATGGACCGACGACTCCTGAAAGCAGCCGCATCTGGTGATTCCACATCAATGGAGGAGATGGCTTCGCAAGATCAAAGCATTCTTCTTGGAAAAACTCTGCAAGGGAACACCTGCCTCCACATATCCTCCATCCATGGTCACCAGGTGTTTTGCACGGATGTGGTGGCACTGGAGGAATCACTCCTTGCCACTGTAAATTTGGATGGGGAGACGCCTCTTCTCACTGCCATTACACGTGGCTGGGTCTCATTGACTTCTGTCTTACTCCGATGCTACCGCTCACGGCGGTTGAGTGAGGCAATCTTGCAACAAGACACGCATGGATGCAATGCACTGCACCATGCCATTCGCAGCGGCCACAGGGAGCTTGCGCTGGAGTTGATAGCAGCAGAGCCTGACCTGTCGAAGCATGTGACCAAGTTCAATGACTCACCCATGTACATCGCGGCAAAGAGAAATTTTACAGATGTTTTTGAGGAACTCTTGAATGTTCCAGATTCTAGTCATGCGGGACGGTGTGACAACAATGCTTTGCATGCTGCAGCTACAAACGGGAATGGAG ACATTGCTACAAAAATTATGAGGATGCGACCTGAAATGGCCAGAGCAGCTAACAAGTACGGCAATACACCAGCAAGATTGGTTGTCCTTTATAACAAGGTTGACATGCTACGAGTATTGCTAGAACATGATTGTTCTTTAGGGTATGAAATGAGCACAAAAGGTTTTCCCCTGCTTCATGCTGCCGCATATCGAGGTCATATTGATGTTGCTGGAGAGATTCTTAAACATTGTCCTGATGCTCCTTATTGTCAAGTAGATAACCAGGATGGTTGGACACTCCTACATACAACTATAATTAACAATCATGCAGAGTTCACCGAATTTATCCTGAGGACACCGCAGCTTCGCAAAGTCATTAACATGCAAGACAACCAAGGAAAAACCCCTCTACATTATGCAGTCCAAAGTTGCAATCCTAAAATAGTCGCTGCCTTACTGTCTCACGAGGATATAGATGTAACAATGATCGACAACAATGGTGATCCAGCAACTTGGGAACTGTGGAAGGTCATACAGAATGCCAAAACTTTAAACTGG AATGAAGTGTGCATGCTTATGCTAAAAGCGAATCCTCAACATACTGGATCTATTTATAATCTTCATCGGAAAGCCAAGCAAGAGGCGACTAATGCATCAAGGAAGGATGCAAAATCACTAACTCAAATATACACAACCAACACTTCGTTAGTAGCAATCCTCATTACGACAATCGCCTTTGCTGCCGCGTTCACCCTACCTGGAGGATACAGCAATGGCGCTGGAAGCGAAGGACTTCCCGTCATGTCTCGCAAGGTTGCATTTCAGGCATTCTTGATCTCTGACACCTTAGCAATGTGCTCTTCATTTGCTGTCGCCTTCATATGCATCATGGCAAG CCTTTTCAACTGGTTTATATACGGTGTTGCCCCGACATCTCCACTGGTTGGCCATTGCAATTTGCATTACAGTAGCTTTGTTGCCCATTCTCACGAAGCTGCTGGGCGAATGGCCTGTCTTGAGTCTTAG
- the LOC123182921 gene encoding ankyrin repeat-containing protein NPR4 isoform X1, with amino-acid sequence MTDNTSAASSSEGGHEEPQMDRRLLKAAASGDSTSMEEMASQDQSILLGKTLQGNTCLHISSIHGHQVFCTDVVALEESLLATVNLDGETPLLTAITRGWVSLTSVLLRCYRSRRLSEAILQQDTHGCNALHHAIRSGHRELALELIAAEPDLSKHVTKFNDSPMYIAAKRNFTDVFEELLNVPDSSHAGRCDNNALHAAATNGNGDIATKIMRMRPEMARAANKYGNTPARLVVLYNKVDMLRVLLEHDCSLGYEMSTKGFPLLHAAAYRGHIDVAGEILKHCPDAPYCQVDNQDGWTLLHTTIINNHAEFTEFILRTPQLRKVINMQDNQGKTPLHYAVQSCNPKIVAALLSHEDIDVTMIDNNGDPATWELWKVIQNAKTLNWNEVCMLMLKANPQHTGSIYNLHRKAKQEATNASRKDAKSLTQIYTTNTSLVAILITTIAFAAAFTLPGGYSNGAGSEGLPVMSRKVAFQAFLISDTLAMCSSFAVAFICIMARWEDYEFLVYYRSFTKKLMWFAYVATTTAFSTGLYTVLPRHLHWLAIAICITVALLPILTKLLGEWPVLSLRFRLGKTFNSDLLDIV; translated from the exons ATGACAGACAATACATCAGCAGCTAGTTCATCGGAAGGAGGACACGAAGAGCCACAGATGGACCGACGACTCCTGAAAGCAGCCGCATCTGGTGATTCCACATCAATGGAGGAGATGGCTTCGCAAGATCAAAGCATTCTTCTTGGAAAAACTCTGCAAGGGAACACCTGCCTCCACATATCCTCCATCCATGGTCACCAGGTGTTTTGCACGGATGTGGTGGCACTGGAGGAATCACTCCTTGCCACTGTAAATTTGGATGGGGAGACGCCTCTTCTCACTGCCATTACACGTGGCTGGGTCTCATTGACTTCTGTCTTACTCCGATGCTACCGCTCACGGCGGTTGAGTGAGGCAATCTTGCAACAAGACACGCATGGATGCAATGCACTGCACCATGCCATTCGCAGCGGCCACAGGGAGCTTGCGCTGGAGTTGATAGCAGCAGAGCCTGACCTGTCGAAGCATGTGACCAAGTTCAATGACTCACCCATGTACATCGCGGCAAAGAGAAATTTTACAGATGTTTTTGAGGAACTCTTGAATGTTCCAGATTCTAGTCATGCGGGACGGTGTGACAACAATGCTTTGCATGCTGCAGCTACAAACGGGAATGGAG ACATTGCTACAAAAATTATGAGGATGCGACCTGAAATGGCCAGAGCAGCTAACAAGTACGGCAATACACCAGCAAGATTGGTTGTCCTTTATAACAAGGTTGACATGCTACGAGTATTGCTAGAACATGATTGTTCTTTAGGGTATGAAATGAGCACAAAAGGTTTTCCCCTGCTTCATGCTGCCGCATATCGAGGTCATATTGATGTTGCTGGAGAGATTCTTAAACATTGTCCTGATGCTCCTTATTGTCAAGTAGATAACCAGGATGGTTGGACACTCCTACATACAACTATAATTAACAATCATGCAGAGTTCACCGAATTTATCCTGAGGACACCGCAGCTTCGCAAAGTCATTAACATGCAAGACAACCAAGGAAAAACCCCTCTACATTATGCAGTCCAAAGTTGCAATCCTAAAATAGTCGCTGCCTTACTGTCTCACGAGGATATAGATGTAACAATGATCGACAACAATGGTGATCCAGCAACTTGGGAACTGTGGAAGGTCATACAGAATGCCAAAACTTTAAACTGG AATGAAGTGTGCATGCTTATGCTAAAAGCGAATCCTCAACATACTGGATCTATTTATAATCTTCATCGGAAAGCCAAGCAAGAGGCGACTAATGCATCAAGGAAGGATGCAAAATCACTAACTCAAATATACACAACCAACACTTCGTTAGTAGCAATCCTCATTACGACAATCGCCTTTGCTGCCGCGTTCACCCTACCTGGAGGATACAGCAATGGCGCTGGAAGCGAAGGACTTCCCGTCATGTCTCGCAAGGTTGCATTTCAGGCATTCTTGATCTCTGACACCTTAGCAATGTGCTCTTCATTTGCTGTCGCCTTCATATGCATCATGGCAAGGTGGGAGGATTACGAGTTCTTGGTTTACTATAGATCATTTACTAAGAAGCTCATGTGGTTTGCATATGTGGCAACTACCACAGCCTTTTCAACTGGTTTATATACGGTGTTGCCCCGACATCTCCACTGGTTGGCCATTGCAATTTGCATTACAGTAGCTTTGTTGCCCATTCTCACGAAGCTGCTGGGCGAATGGCCTGTCTTGAGTCTTAGATTTCGGCTGGGAAAAACTTTCAACTCTGATCTCCTTGACATTGTGTGA
- the LOC123182919 gene encoding putative disease resistance RPP13-like protein 1 yields the protein MSIPVSMSLSAVGVVGAVNECVTLFQWAKSAIPSLYSRWSGSQEQILQDHVLQLESGLQRLRDTLPAMYDLVNKAEWRSHEHVVAKLLPNLKDAVAEAEDLLDEFGWYEKKVQVEGNASQSSFIDFFHTAVQGSLNKLNDVQLRLNHLSSQLENMGLRGVTRCFDKLVRPETTSLPNETKMFGRDKELKRLLGFLNVPTISKRKRTTSSVNASASSSSSNHVGSESGILGLHVLPIVGIGGVGKTTLAQHICSHQRVKSHFEMIIWICVSDDFDVKGLTKEVIQSCTRNGATTDNLDSLQCDLSNHVSNKRLLIVLDDMWDDALKENGQCWKRFCAPFRSAQHGSVMLVTTRCPNVTEGVRTMEPVIVEGLKDDVFWNFFKLCAFGSEGSNNDPELESIGRSILAKLKGSPLAAKTLGRMLSMDLQASHWNSILESELWELKQEETDILPALRLSYMYLPLYLKQCFAFCAVYPKDYRFHKARLAEIWVAEGFVDPQCGVPIQDIGCQYFEDLVKRSFFQIISSRYVIHDLLHDMAQMVSKQDCCILRNRSDLDKVPQNVRHLYVLPSSEFDDSSLLKLCNYTKLRTLICKKDLKRKTGFVMGEWCTKLLCMRVISCDSTNELPDNIGNWKHLRYLEINKARPLKKIPSTFCWLYHLQILYAKNCRLECLPDDFGKLISLQKFESVGLTYYDGCRMYLGPDNKWRKITLMKNLNQFRGHLELIDVHLLSKDHAAELNLKNKKYLDELKLNMREDRPTGFPESDIEFDIDNNDVEVLEVLQPPISLKSLFLQNYDDSWLPSWFQPHNLPRLTSLTVVHCFQLESISPPASLEKLVINDCPNLVSIGGAKALARIKTVEISMCPKLKEAEQINTISHLRDWRHRR from the exons ATGTCTATTCCAGTCAGCATGAGCTTATCCGCTGTTGGGGTTGTTGGTGCCGTCAACGAATGTGTCACTTTGTTTCAATGGGCCAAATCTGCCATTCCCTCTCTTTACTCCCGATGGAGTGGCTCACAGGAGCAAATTCTCCAGGACCATGTGTTGCAGTTGGAGAGTGGCCTACAACGCCTCAGGGATACCCTTCCTGCAATGTACGACCTCGTTAATAAAGCAGAGTGGAGAAGCCACGAACATGTTGTGGCCAAGCTCCTTCCTAATCTCAAGGATGCAGTGGCTGAGGCCGAGGACCTTCTTGATGAGTTTGGATGGTACGAGAAGAAGGTACAAGTGGAGGGCAATGCAAGCCAATCTTCTTTCATTGACTTCTTTCATACCGCCGTACAAGGTAGCCTCAACAAACTGAATGATGTCCAACTGAGGTTGAACCATCTTTCAAGTCAGCTGGAGAATATGGGGCTCCGTGGAGTTACACGATGCTTTGACAAATTAGTCAGACCAGAGACCACATCTTTGCCAAATGAAACAAAAATGTTTGGTCGTGACAAGGAACTAAAGCGGCTACTGGGATTTCTCAATGTACCGACAATTTCAAAACGCAAGAGAACAACTAGTTCAGTCAATGCATCCGCAAGCTCATCATCAAGCAATCATGTTGGTAGTGAATCGGGAATATTGGGTCTTCATGTTTTGCCAATTGTTGGAATTGGTGGTGTTGGGAAGACTACTTTGGCCCAACATATTTGTAGTCATCAACGAGTGAAATCTCACTTTGAGATGATAATTTGGATTTGTGTCTCGGATGACTTTGATGTGAAGGGGTTAACTAAAGAGGTGATACAATCATGTACTAGAAATGGGGCAACAACTGATAATTTGGATTCTCTTCAGTGTGATCTCTCTAACCATGTGAGCAATAAAAGGCTATTGATAGTCCTCGATGACATGTGGGATGATGCCTTGAAGGAAAATGGGCAGTGTTGGAAGAGGTTTTGTGCACCTTTTAGAAGTGCCCAACATGGAAGTGTGATGTTGGTCACGACTAGATGTCCAAATGTTACCGAGGGGGTGCGCACAATGGAGCCCGTTATAGTTGAAGGTCTGAAGGACGACGTCTTTTGGAATTTCTTCAAATTGTGTGCGTTTGGATCTGAGGGTTCTAATAACGATCCTGAGTTAGAGAGCATTGGTAGAAGTATACTTGCTAAACTAAAGGGTTCACCTCTGGCCGCCAAAACTCTAGGACGCATGTTAAGCATGGACCTTCAAGCATCACATTGGAATTCTATACTCGAGAGTGAACTGTGGGAGTTGAAACAAGAGGAGACTGACATTTTGCCTGCACTTCGGTTGAGCTACATGTACTTACCACTCTACCTGAAGCAATGCTTTGCATTTTGTGCTGTGTACCCTAAAGATTACAGATTTCATAAGGCACGCTTAGCTGAAATTTGGGTGGCAGAAGGTTTTGTGGATCCTCAGTGTGGTGTTCCAATTCAAGATATTGGTTGCCAGTATTTTGAAGACCTTGTAAAACGATCCTTCTTTCAAATAATTAGTAGTAGATATGTAATCCATGACTTGCTACACGACATGGCACAAATGGTTTCAAAGCAGGACTGCTGCATCTTAAGAAATAGGAGTGACTTGGATAAAGTTCCCCAGAATGTTCGTCATCTCTACGTACTCCCTAGCAGTGAGTTTGATGATTCCAGCTTGTTAAAGCTATGCAATTACACAAAGTTGCGTACCCTAATTTGCAAGAAGGATTTAAAGAGAAAAACAGGCTTTGTAATGGGCGAATGGTGTACTAAACTTCTGTGTATGCGCGTGATTTCTTGTGACTCCACAAATGAGTTACCAGATAATATTGGCAATTGGAAGCATCTTCGGTACCTTGAAATCAACAAAGCTCGCCCTCTGAAGAAAATCCCTTCAACTTTTTGTTGGCTTTATCATCTTCAAATTTTATATGCCAAGAATTGCAGGCTAGAATGCTTGCCCGATGACTTTGGTAAACTGATTAGTTTGCAGAAGTTTGAATCAGTTGGATTAACATATTATGATGGGTGTCGCATGTATCTTGGTCCAGATAACAAGTGGAGAAAGATTACGTTAATGAAGAATCTGAACCAATTCCGTGGGCACTTGGAGCTTATTGATGTGCACTTGCTAAGTAAAGATCATGCCGCAGAACTAAACCTGAAGAATAAGAAATATCTTGATGAGTTGAAACTGAATATGCGGGAGGATCGTCCCACAGGTTTCCCTGAGTCTGATATTGAGTTTGATATCGACAACAATGATGTTGAAGTGCTTGAAGTTCTACAGCCTCCTATCAGTCTCAAGTCTTTGTTCCTCCAAAACTATGACGATAGCTGGCTCCCAAGTTGGTTTCAACCACATAACCTACCAAGATTAACATCACTTACTGTTGTACATTGTTTTCAACTCGAGAGCATATCACCTCCTGCATCACTTGAGAAATTGGTGATCAATGATTGTCCAAACCTAGTTTCAATTGGTGGAGCAAAGGCACTTGCAAGAATAAAGACCGTCGAGATATCCATGTGTCCAAAGTTAAAGGAAGCGGAGCAGATCAATACAATATCCCACCTAAG GGACTGGAGGCACCGGAGATAA